The Eremothecium gossypii ATCC 10895 chromosome VII, complete sequence nucleotide sequence GGCGAGCGTGAGCTTCTCACACAGGTACTGCTGTTGTTCCGTCCAGCAACGTCTGAAACCCTCTGCGCTCAACACCTTGGGGATCCCCTGCGCGTGCAGCTCCGAAagctgcgccagcttcGGTACAGTGTGGACAGCCCTCCGGGGAGCAAATCTGAACATATTGGGATCTGAAGGCTGACTGATCTACAATATATGGCTCACGAAAGCTGCCGTAAGAGCTCATCGGCGCTGCACTGGGACTGGAAAATTTTGTAACTCACTCGGTACGTTAGAGGCTAACGGTTAACCTTTGAGCTGCCTATCCAATACCCAGGAGTGCGTCTTGAATCCATGTTAGTCTAGTATGGCATCGTACGCTGCCAGCCTTTGCAGACCTTCAAGATGCGATTAGCATGTTGCCCGGCGTGTCTTGCTACTGCACCACGGCAACCGTCCCACCCGTCGGACGACTCCGCTCGTCCTGCTCCAACAAGAGCAGCATGGTCGCGCTGGAGAGCATAAGCCACACCTGCCTCACCATGCACGTTTTATGCTTTTAGATGTTGGCCTGTCCGACAGCGCCCCTGTCTAGAAACCTTCTTCCGATCCTGCACGCTTGCAAGAGTAACATAGAACGCCTCACCAGATGCACCTTCGACAATGTCGTCCTGGCAAACAATTGAAAATGATGCGGGGGTTTTCACACAGCTAGTCAAAGATCTAGGCGTGGAGGGCGTGCAGTTCGAGGAGGTACCGCTGGTGGAGCACCTTGCCACACTGAATTCGCCACTGTACGGCGTGATCTTCCTGTTCAAGTACGAACGCCAAAACTACGCGGGCGAGGCACCAGTGCAGGGAGAGTTCGAGCAAGCGTGTCCCGAGGGCCTGTTCTTCGCGCAGCAGACGATTCCGAACGCGTGTGCTACGCAGGCCGTGCTCAACACGCTGCTGTCGATTGGCAACGACCACCGAAACAGCATCCGGCTGGGAACCGTGTTGTCCGATTTCCTGCAGTTCACCGCGGGCTTCAGCGACCCCGCGCTCCGTGGCGAGACCATCACCAACTCTGTCGCGATCCGCAACGTCCACAACTCCTTCACAAGCCCGGACCCGTTCGAGCACGAGGAGCCGAGCCCGTCCGCCCAGTCGAGCGAGGCCGCCTTCCACTACTCTGGCTTCGTCCCGTACAACGGCTACATCTACGAGTTAGACGGGCTGCACCCGCGCCCGATCATCCACCGGGCGTACGGTGCCAACAACGACGACCCAGCGGTCTTTGCCGCAAATCTCGCCGCGCTACTCTCCGCCAGGATGAGTATGGTCGCCGACAGCAGCTTCTCCGTGACCGCAATTGTGCGTGACAAGCTCGAGCATCTGACCGAACAGCTCGACGCCCCCGACGTCGACGACGGCCGCCGCTTCTGGCTGCAGGACCTGATCCAAGACGAGCTACGCGTGCGCGACCGCTGGGCCAAGGAGATCGCGCTGCGTCGCGACGGCCTGGTCGGCCTTGTGTACGCCGTCTTCAAGCAGATGCTCGGCTCTATGTCCGACGATGAGTTTGCCCAAcgccgcgcagcggctgctgcCCGTACCAACGAACGCGAGAGGCGCCGCACGTGCTAGTgcgtgctgctgcgtcCGTCTGCCGATGGCTTTCGAGGGCCCGCAGTCCGAGGCCAGTGCACGGGGTCGGCCCCGCTGCACCACAACGGAAAGCCCCGCTACCGACCCAGAATGACGGCGACACATCCAGTCGCTCGCCTGGCGATCATAGCTTGCTTAGCGAAAGGTTCTCGGAGCTCCCAATGGTGTCGCCGTCGTAGCCCTATCTATGTATCGTTTATAGTGACATCATACATAGTAACTTGACCGGCAATTTTCTGCGCACGCTCTCTACGCTACGTGACTGGGCAATACCCAGAACCTAGAGTATTTGGTACTATTGAGCTACGTGTCTGAACGTGATCCGCGCTATTAGTTGGTTGCCTGCAGATCTACTCGAGCATATACTATGAATAATTACAATCAAGTAACGCCCTTGAAGCTTGGCGGAGGtacgcgggcgcgggcccGTGGCGATGCAGCAATAGCAGCAGGTACTGGCAGCCGTGGTGCGGCGAGCGAGGCGGGAAGCCAGAGCTGTATGTACAGTGGCAAGCCCGATGAGCCGTACCCTACCAGCAAGGGTTGCAGCGGGCTCCCAGAAAACCATCACAGTAGTTTCGTGCTGCTACCGCAGTATCACAAAGGTGGAGCGGGCCTTCCGCAGCCGAATAGCACGGGCACGCTGGGCGTTCCCGTTAACTTATACGTACCCGACTACAGTCTGTTCTTCGGGGCGCAGAATGCATCTTGCGACAAACCGCAGAGCTTGATAAACTGGATCGACCGACAATACGCACGGGGGATGAGAGAGAAGTTCGGCCAAGCGAAGATGGCGACGTTTGTCGATCAGGCAAGCAAGCTGGTATCGCGGGCGTATGCGGCCGGCAAAGTGTGGCAGAACGACTggctgcggcagccggACGTTCCTGTATTTAACCGGGGCAGCAATGTGCGCCCGATGCAGCTTGTGTGCGAGATTGGGACGTCTTCGGTGGGCCGCAAGCGGAACTCAAGCTCGTCTGCGGAGACGCTCGGGCGGGGGCCTTCCTGGGATGGAAGTGACTTGCATAGTAATACGACCGTGACCTTAGGAAAACAGGTCGACTCCTCCCAGGCGAAGGGGAAGAAGCGGAAGGCACTCTCTGAGCAAGACCGCAAGAGGCTGCGGTTAGAGCGCTTTGCATCCAACTCTGATGCTGCGAAGCGTACCAGGCGTTCGGATGACGAGGACTACTCTAACTTGAACGCTACCAGCAACCATTCCTACAAATTCGATAAGAACCGTCCTGTTGTTGGGCGTTGTAGAACCTTGGAGAAGAGATATCTTAGACTAACGAGCGAACCTGACCCGGAAAAGGTCCGCCCTCTTGATGTCTTAGAGAAGGCATACGAATTCATCATGAACAAGTACCGTAGCAAGGAAGCAACATACCCCTATGTATGCGACCAGTTCAAGTCAATGCGGCAGGATTTGAAGGTGCAGATTATCGAGAATGACTTCACGCTAAAAGTATACCAGACGCATGCCCGTATAGCTCTAGTTAACGGCGACCTAGGTGAGTATAACCAATGTCAGGGGAGTATCATGGAACTCTACGAGCGCGATAATGTGGCCAAGCACCATTTCTCCGAGTTTATGAGCTATCGGATCCTGTACTATCTTCTCACAGAAGATCATGCTGCGATTGATGAGCTGCGATTAAAAATACTAACGGAGCACGTAGACCAATCTGCCGACACGACGATACGCTTGGCCTTTGAAATGGCACAGGCACAGGCACAAGGAGACTATCACACTTTTATGAAACTGTACGCACAGACTGTGGGCCCGATGCGGGCACTAGTGAACGAGTTTATTAAGCGCGAACGCCTGAGAGCGCTAAAAACAATGTGCAGTGCGTACAAGCAGTTGAGATTAACTTTTTTAGTTTCGGAGCTAAGTTTAAAGGATGAGGACGAGACCTTCAAGTTTCTGAACGACTTTGATTTATTTAATTCAGTCGTCCTGCCTGAAGGCGACGCCGACACAATGTATTTGAACTTCAAAGAATGTCGTGCCAAAATTATGGACCACTACAACAAGTCCATGAAGGTCGACATAAAAGGCCAAAAGTGAAACGGCGCGCATGGTATCGCTACCCCTAATACATCACACTATATCCACGTCATTAGTGTATCATGCTCGCCGCAGACTATGTAGACGCATAACTTATTTCCACGACGGACCCAAGCCTAGAAGTGAAAATTGGTTCTTGGCCTCGTCATCTGCATTGTCCATAAACCATTGTATACGGTCCTTGACCAGCGGCTGTTCCAGGACGTCTCCGTCAGAGGCCGCGCCCAGCAGGTACGGCCCCTTCCCGCGTCCGTCAAGTTCGAACACCTGACCGCCACTAACTAGGAACGTGATGAAGTGCAATTCCACCTCTTCCTCCGGGTCTGGTGCCTCCGTCTGCCCCTGGAGCGAGCTCCTCTGGTATAGCTCCCCGTTAGCCACCAGGAAGTCCACGGTGTTTTGGTCATCGTACCTCCCGTCAGCTGACGGATTCTGCGCCAGAAACCTGTCCAGTGGAGAATCCTGCATCACGAGCTCCCTGTTGTTGGCCAGCGAATGAAGAAGAGCATACATCCCGCATGCGTTCCTGATGGTTTGCTTAAACCATATTGGCGACTTATCTCCGCCGTGGTACTCTGGGCAAATTAGTTCTCTAAAGAAGGCGTTCAGCGGGAATAGGAGAATCACGGACTTCATCGGCCTAGACAAGAAAGCCAACATATCAGGGTCAGTCAATGAGTATATGTCGTGGAATGCCATATCAGACTGTAGCCCAAGAGCATGGGCAAAATCGGTAAAAACCTCAGGGCTGGACTCCAGTGGAGTCACGGAGTCGGGACAACAGGCCATTTTGCTGTGCTTCAATAGCGGTTGTCTCTTTCCAACAAGAACTATTACGCTAGTTGGTTTCAGGTGTTCTTTCCGCAAGCCGAGGCTTCGATCACGTGAGATAGGTCACTGATATACGCTTTACAGAACCTCCTTCTCTTCAGGGCTACATATCCGTTACAGTTGTCCTAAGGAGAAGCCGTGGAGTACAGTCACGGGATCGCTCCCCATACATCTACGCGGGCCGGCTATCCTTGAATGACCGAATGTCCCTTTGATAATTTACAACCTCCGATATGTAACAGGTAACTTGTATATACAACCTTGAACAATAAATACAAAAAAAAATCATATCTGCATCTGTACATTCGCCACTGCTGTGTCAGCGACGAGACGACGGGCAATATCGCACC carries:
- the THP3 gene encoding Thp3p (Syntenic homolog of Saccharomyces cerevisiae YPR045C (THP3)) — translated: MNNYNQVTPLKLGGGTRARARGDAAIAAGTGSRGAASEAGSQSCMYSGKPDEPYPTSKGCSGLPENHHSSFVLLPQYHKGGAGLPQPNSTGTLGVPVNLYVPDYSLFFGAQNASCDKPQSLINWIDRQYARGMREKFGQAKMATFVDQASKLVSRAYAAGKVWQNDWLRQPDVPVFNRGSNVRPMQLVCEIGTSSVGRKRNSSSSAETLGRGPSWDGSDLHSNTTVTLGKQVDSSQAKGKKRKALSEQDRKRLRLERFASNSDAAKRTRRSDDEDYSNLNATSNHSYKFDKNRPVVGRCRTLEKRYLRLTSEPDPEKVRPLDVLEKAYEFIMNKYRSKEATYPYVCDQFKSMRQDLKVQIIENDFTLKVYQTHARIALVNGDLGEYNQCQGSIMELYERDNVAKHHFSEFMSYRILYYLLTEDHAAIDELRLKILTEHVDQSADTTIRLAFEMAQAQAQGDYHTFMKLYAQTVGPMRALVNEFIKRERLRALKTMCSAYKQLRLTFLVSELSLKDEDETFKFLNDFDLFNSVVLPEGDADTMYLNFKECRAKIMDHYNKSMKVDIKGQK
- a CDS encoding AGL316Wp (Syntenic homolog of Saccharomyces cerevisiae YJR099W (YUH1)) — protein: MSSWQTIENDAGVFTQLVKDLGVEGVQFEEVPLVEHLATLNSPLYGVIFLFKYERQNYAGEAPVQGEFEQACPEGLFFAQQTIPNACATQAVLNTLLSIGNDHRNSIRLGTVLSDFLQFTAGFSDPALRGETITNSVAIRNVHNSFTSPDPFEHEEPSPSAQSSEAAFHYSGFVPYNGYIYELDGLHPRPIIHRAYGANNDDPAVFAANLAALLSARMSMVADSSFSVTAIVRDKLEHLTEQLDAPDVDDGRRFWLQDLIQDELRVRDRWAKEIALRRDGLVGLVYAVFKQMLGSMSDDEFAQRRAAAAARTNERERRRTC
- a CDS encoding ubiquitin-specific protease YUH1 (Syntenic homolog of Saccharomyces cerevisiae YJR099W (YUH1)); translated protein: MACCPDSVTPLESSPEVFTDFAHALGLQSDMAFHDIYSLTDPDMLAFLSRPMKSVILLFPLNAFFRELICPEYHGGDKSPIWFKQTIRNACGMYALLHSLANNRELVMQDSPLDRFLAQNPSADGRYDDQNTVDFLVANGELYQRSSLQGQTEAPDPEEEVELHFITFLVSGGQVFELDGRGKGPYLLGAASDGDVLEQPLVKDRIQWFMDNADDEAKNQFSLLGLGPSWK